Proteins from a single region of Chryseomicrobium sp. FSL W7-1435:
- the hisH gene encoding imidazole glycerol phosphate synthase subunit HisH, with product MIGILDYGAGNMHSVEKAIKKLGYPYIRIEDGTSTDSVDQLILPGVGHAKQAMLQLEERGLIPYIQRKVEEGIPLLGICLGMQLLLEKSDEGDVEGLGLLQGIVPYFDDSKLKVPHMGWNEVEDAKGHFLLKDLPQNTDFYFVHSYFAAPTNKEDIIGITEYGEGFSSAIGNDFVMGVQFHPEKSGEAGMKLLDNFCRYAKKKVPTC from the coding sequence ATGATTGGCATACTAGATTATGGTGCTGGCAATATGCACAGCGTAGAAAAAGCGATAAAAAAATTAGGGTATCCCTATATTCGAATTGAAGACGGTACGAGTACCGATTCGGTCGATCAACTGATTTTACCGGGCGTTGGACACGCGAAACAAGCAATGCTTCAACTCGAGGAAAGAGGTTTGATCCCATATATTCAAAGAAAAGTAGAAGAAGGAATTCCTTTACTCGGCATCTGTTTAGGGATGCAATTACTTTTAGAGAAGAGTGATGAGGGAGATGTCGAGGGGCTGGGATTGCTTCAAGGGATCGTTCCTTATTTCGATGATTCTAAACTAAAAGTGCCCCATATGGGATGGAATGAAGTGGAAGATGCTAAGGGGCATTTCTTATTAAAAGACTTACCCCAAAATACAGACTTTTATTTTGTTCATTCTTACTTCGCGGCTCCTACCAATAAAGAAGATATTATTGGCATTACAGAATACGGGGAAGGATTTTCCTCTGCAATCGGGAATGATTTTGTGATGGGTGTTCAATTCCACCCTGAAAAAAGTGGAGAAGCGGGAATGAAGTTACTCGATAATTTCTGCCGCTATGCAAAAAAGAAGGTGCCTACATGTTAA
- a CDS encoding SLOG family protein: MKKLVITGYRGNELGIFDTNHPGIKIIKTAIEDRLLRMIEEGLEWVLISGQQGVEVWAAEVVLSLKKQGHSVKLSITPPFADFTERLKPEKQAEFQQLRLAADFYQPLTSGGYQGAWQFQERDKFLIRNSEGTLIIYDEEQPASPQFFLKLIHDYRERQPTYYIEQVNSYDLNDTAEQLKWKEGEENGY, translated from the coding sequence GTGAAGAAATTAGTTATTACAGGATACAGGGGTAATGAACTTGGGATTTTTGACACCAATCATCCTGGAATCAAAATCATTAAAACAGCTATTGAGGATCGTCTGTTACGCATGATAGAAGAAGGTTTAGAATGGGTGCTTATCTCTGGGCAGCAAGGTGTAGAGGTATGGGCGGCTGAAGTAGTATTGTCGTTAAAAAAACAAGGCCATTCTGTAAAGTTGTCGATTACTCCACCATTCGCTGATTTTACTGAGCGTCTCAAACCTGAAAAGCAAGCCGAATTTCAACAACTTCGTTTAGCAGCTGATTTTTATCAGCCTTTAACGAGCGGTGGTTATCAAGGTGCTTGGCAATTTCAAGAACGGGATAAGTTTTTGATTCGCAATAGTGAAGGGACTTTGATCATTTACGATGAAGAACAGCCTGCAAGTCCACAATTTTTCTTAAAATTGATTCATGACTATCGAGAAAGACAACCAACTTACTACATAGAGCAAGTGAACTCGTATGATTTAAATGATACAGCTGAACAACTAAAATGGAAAGAAGGCGAAGAAAATGGCTATTGA
- a CDS encoding spore coat protein: MWNNQTDAVGYQSSQQLQPTMNHGAHEIFDVQETLKTLIGAQNHFTFWKNQIKDSKLKEVAEKQHTYLIDTYNTVVESFQTGLAPNKATYPYEMKLVHDYVYGIKQQTPLSPMESPNAVNDAFISSVLLSAVKACATHATTAALECTNPVVRRVLADSVPNFIELGYELAIYQNQNHIYQVPLLQQTDADMITQGFQPASKIGLPMN; the protein is encoded by the coding sequence ATGTGGAATAATCAGACAGACGCGGTTGGCTACCAATCCTCTCAACAATTGCAGCCGACTATGAACCATGGTGCTCACGAAATCTTTGATGTACAGGAAACACTGAAAACTTTGATTGGTGCCCAAAATCACTTTACGTTTTGGAAAAACCAAATCAAAGACTCGAAATTGAAAGAAGTTGCGGAGAAACAACATACGTATTTAATTGATACGTATAACACGGTAGTGGAAAGTTTTCAAACAGGTCTAGCTCCTAATAAAGCTACCTATCCTTATGAAATGAAGCTTGTCCATGACTATGTTTATGGCATCAAGCAACAAACTCCACTATCCCCTATGGAGTCTCCTAACGCTGTCAATGATGCATTTATTTCAAGTGTCTTGTTGAGTGCTGTTAAGGCATGCGCAACTCATGCAACTACTGCTGCTTTGGAATGTACGAACCCTGTGGTGAGACGTGTACTCGCAGATAGTGTACCTAACTTTATCGAGTTAGGCTATGAATTGGCGATTTACCAAAACCAAAATCATATTTATCAAGTTCCTCTTCTGCAACAGACCGATGCTGATATGATCACGCAAGGTTTTCAACCAGCGTCGAAGATCGGGCTCCCGATGAACTAA
- a CDS encoding manganese catalase family protein → MFQRTNRLLIDLPHVEYGDANAAAAVQELLGGKFGEMSTLNNYLYQSFNFRAKRKLKPFYDLVSSIAAEEVGHVELVANTVNLVSKSSSFEGDPDVTPLQNGKDFRNTHQFIATAQTSLAGDSMGNAWRGDYVFSSGNLVLDLLHNFFLECGARTHKMRVYEMTSHPVAREMIGYLLVRGGTHIIAYAKAMEMATGVDVTKLLPIPNLDNRVFDNARKYEDMGYGNVLFTWNHQGDYEDIRKIWKGTHPLTGAPLVVETGTPKGGKIPELDELPEEFAPGLTAEDYQKIAKRLLENL, encoded by the coding sequence ATGTTTCAACGTACAAATCGGTTGCTGATTGACTTACCTCATGTAGAGTATGGAGACGCCAATGCCGCAGCTGCGGTTCAAGAATTATTAGGTGGAAAATTCGGCGAGATGTCGACGCTTAATAATTATCTGTATCAATCCTTCAATTTTCGAGCCAAACGAAAATTAAAACCCTTTTATGATTTAGTTTCAAGTATTGCAGCAGAAGAGGTAGGCCATGTAGAGCTTGTCGCCAATACAGTTAATCTCGTATCTAAATCTTCATCATTTGAAGGGGATCCTGATGTCACACCGCTACAAAACGGTAAAGACTTTCGAAATACGCATCAATTTATTGCAACAGCGCAGACTTCACTAGCAGGGGACTCTATGGGTAACGCTTGGCGAGGAGATTACGTTTTCTCGAGCGGTAACCTTGTATTGGACTTGCTTCATAATTTTTTCCTAGAGTGTGGGGCAAGAACCCATAAAATGCGGGTTTATGAAATGACCTCTCATCCTGTTGCTCGCGAAATGATCGGATACTTATTAGTAAGAGGTGGAACGCATATCATTGCTTATGCAAAAGCAATGGAAATGGCTACAGGAGTCGATGTGACGAAGTTGCTGCCAATACCAAATCTGGATAACCGAGTTTTCGATAATGCACGAAAGTATGAAGATATGGGCTACGGGAATGTCCTGTTCACATGGAATCATCAGGGGGACTATGAGGATATCCGGAAAATTTGGAAGGGCACGCATCCTTTAACAGGAGCTCCGTTAGTTGTGGAAACGGGAACGCCTAAAGGTGGCAAAATTCCGGAGCTAGATGAACTGCCAGAAGAGTTTGCACCAGGGCTAACTGCTGAAGATTATCAAAAAATAGCCAAGCGTTTATTAGAAAACCTGTAA
- the hisF gene encoding imidazole glycerol phosphate synthase subunit HisF: MLKKRIIPAIDVLDDKAVKYVQFRNPTIIGDPAELGRKYAEDGADELIYLDTTASLKNQEVKYEWIRRVAEEVYIPFSVIGGVRTIDDFRLLLRAGADKVGVNSAAVTRPELLNEAAAIFGKQCVVLGLDAMPIMREDGTIERWEVYTHSGHENSGRDVVDWAQEAAERGAGEIICTSIHKDGMKTGYDLELLKLLSEKVSIPIIASGGAGELDHISEVFQEANVDAALVASMIHYGHYTIQEIKHHLKQHAIAVR; this comes from the coding sequence ATGTTAAAGAAAAGAATTATTCCTGCGATTGATGTACTTGATGATAAAGCTGTGAAATACGTACAGTTTCGTAACCCAACAATCATTGGCGACCCTGCTGAGCTTGGCAGGAAATACGCTGAAGATGGAGCAGATGAATTAATTTATTTAGACACTACTGCTTCTCTTAAGAATCAAGAAGTGAAATATGAATGGATTCGGCGCGTTGCTGAAGAAGTGTATATTCCTTTTTCTGTAATCGGTGGAGTACGCACAATCGATGATTTTCGTTTATTGTTGCGTGCTGGTGCTGACAAAGTGGGAGTTAATTCTGCTGCGGTCACTCGCCCTGAGCTTTTAAATGAAGCAGCTGCGATTTTCGGTAAACAGTGTGTAGTTCTTGGTCTTGACGCAATGCCAATCATGAGAGAAGATGGCACGATTGAACGTTGGGAAGTCTATACGCATTCTGGACATGAAAATTCCGGGAGAGACGTCGTAGACTGGGCGCAAGAAGCTGCTGAAAGAGGAGCAGGGGAAATTATTTGTACGAGTATTCATAAAGATGGCATGAAGACAGGTTATGACTTGGAGTTACTAAAGTTGTTGTCAGAGAAAGTGTCTATTCCTATAATTGCTTCCGGTGGAGCTGGCGAGCTAGATCACATTTCCGAAGTGTTCCAAGAAGCAAATGTAGACGCCGCCTTAGTTGCTTCTATGATTCATTATGGACACTACACAATCCAAGAAATTAAGCACCATTTAAAGCAACATGCTATAGCGGTACGTTAG
- a CDS encoding glutamate synthase subunit beta, giving the protein MGKPTGFLEIKRQKPVEQPPKKRVRHFGEYGERFTDEQMKEQGARCMDCGTPFCHMGIEIRGVAAGCPIQNVIPEWNDLVYKGQWKDALDRLLMTNNFPEFTGRVCPAPCESSCTLAISEPAVAIKSIERSIIDKGFEEGWIAPRIPTTRTGKKIAIVGSGPAGLTAADDLNQEGHTVTVFERDDRPGGLLMYGIPSMKLDKEVVTRRVQLLSEEGVQFIVNMEIGKDKTLEQLRQEFDAVILCVGAQRQRVLRLPGDDAQGILPAMTYLTQTTRDLLDGTKPKIDVKGKHVLVIGGGDTGADCVATAVRQNCKSVVQFGKHPKLADARDEMHMWPSDPNVFKMDYAYEEAAALKGQDPREYLIQTKEIVKGEAGQVTALRTVQMEKVIGEDGFHYFRELPGTEKEWPADVVFVAIGFEGIDLEVTEGTNLALSRNRITASKVDYATNLPGVFTAGDARRGQSLVVWAIREGKETAQKVNQFVRALQPV; this is encoded by the coding sequence ATGGGAAAACCAACCGGATTTTTAGAGATAAAAAGACAGAAGCCAGTTGAACAGCCTCCTAAAAAGCGAGTACGTCACTTTGGTGAATATGGAGAGCGTTTTACGGATGAACAAATGAAAGAGCAGGGTGCACGATGTATGGACTGTGGCACCCCGTTCTGTCACATGGGAATTGAAATTCGTGGTGTGGCCGCAGGTTGTCCTATTCAAAACGTTATACCTGAATGGAATGACCTTGTCTACAAAGGGCAATGGAAGGATGCATTAGATCGTCTGCTCATGACGAATAATTTTCCGGAATTCACAGGACGTGTCTGTCCGGCGCCTTGTGAAAGCTCTTGTACATTAGCTATTTCAGAACCGGCAGTAGCTATAAAGAGTATCGAAAGAAGTATTATCGACAAAGGTTTTGAGGAAGGGTGGATCGCACCTCGTATTCCAACGACTAGAACTGGAAAGAAAATTGCCATCGTGGGATCTGGGCCTGCTGGATTGACAGCGGCGGATGATTTAAATCAAGAGGGGCATACAGTGACTGTATTTGAACGGGATGACCGACCAGGTGGATTGTTGATGTATGGGATACCTTCGATGAAATTGGATAAAGAGGTCGTTACACGACGCGTCCAATTGCTATCGGAAGAAGGCGTTCAGTTTATTGTCAACATGGAAATCGGAAAAGATAAAACGCTTGAACAATTACGACAAGAGTTTGATGCCGTGATTCTTTGCGTAGGTGCTCAGCGACAGCGTGTGTTACGACTACCAGGGGACGATGCACAAGGCATTCTACCAGCCATGACTTATTTAACACAAACGACAAGAGATTTATTAGATGGGACGAAACCTAAAATTGATGTGAAGGGGAAACATGTTTTAGTGATTGGAGGAGGCGATACTGGGGCAGATTGTGTCGCTACAGCGGTGAGACAAAATTGTAAATCCGTTGTCCAATTTGGTAAACACCCTAAACTGGCAGATGCCCGAGATGAGATGCACATGTGGCCATCTGATCCGAACGTATTCAAAATGGATTATGCTTACGAAGAAGCGGCTGCTTTAAAAGGACAAGACCCAAGGGAATACTTGATCCAAACGAAGGAAATCGTCAAGGGAGAAGCAGGCCAAGTGACTGCCCTTCGCACAGTACAAATGGAAAAAGTCATTGGAGAAGATGGATTCCACTACTTCCGTGAACTCCCAGGAACTGAAAAAGAATGGCCCGCAGATGTTGTTTTTGTGGCCATTGGTTTTGAAGGAATCGACCTTGAAGTGACGGAAGGGACAAACCTTGCACTTTCTCGAAACCGTATTACTGCGTCGAAAGTGGACTATGCAACCAATCTACCCGGGGTATTTACAGCGGGTGATGCTAGAAGAGGACAGAGTTTGGTTGTTTGGGCTATACGAGAAGGAAAAGAAACAGCGCAAAAAGTGAATCAATTTGTGAGAGCACTTCAACCCGTATAA
- a CDS encoding MFS transporter — MKKYSKKETSWVMYDWASSAYSLIITTAIFPIYFKSSATAAGVDGADSTAYLGYTIAIFTTILALLGPIMGTVADYEGLKKKFFGVFFSIGVLFTLVLAVVPFENWLMLLVVYVFAALGATGSNVFYDSFIVDVTTDERMAKVSARGYGMGYIGSLFPFIIAMGIIVASQQELLPLAPDTASKIAFVITAVWWVIFSIPIFKNVQQEHFVPREPNPIKQSFKRLFTTFKEIRKYRAVFLFLLAYFFYIDGVGTIISMSTAYGTDLGLDSTSLLGILFLTQLIAAPFAFLYGHLAGKFGEKNMLYVGIFVYTIVCTYAYFMDTVTDFFILAMLVGTSQGGIQALSRSYFGKLVPKQNSNEFFGFYNIFGRFAAILGPLLVAVTAQVTGNSSTGVFSLIVLFIIGFIILRFVPEPDQHAPVVVVKE, encoded by the coding sequence GTGAAAAAATATTCAAAAAAAGAGACTAGTTGGGTTATGTATGATTGGGCATCATCTGCGTATTCGCTTATTATTACAACTGCTATTTTTCCAATTTATTTTAAATCTTCAGCAACCGCAGCTGGCGTAGATGGCGCAGACTCCACTGCCTATCTGGGGTATACAATCGCTATTTTCACTACAATATTAGCGCTACTAGGTCCGATTATGGGTACCGTGGCAGATTATGAAGGCTTAAAGAAAAAGTTCTTTGGTGTATTTTTCTCCATCGGCGTTCTATTCACTCTCGTTCTGGCCGTAGTACCGTTTGAGAATTGGCTGATGTTGTTAGTGGTCTATGTTTTTGCTGCACTTGGCGCGACTGGTTCCAATGTTTTTTACGACAGTTTTATTGTCGACGTTACAACTGATGAACGTATGGCAAAAGTCTCAGCCCGGGGTTATGGAATGGGGTATATTGGTAGCTTGTTTCCCTTCATAATTGCTATGGGAATTATCGTAGCCAGCCAGCAAGAACTATTGCCGCTAGCTCCCGACACTGCAAGTAAGATTGCGTTTGTGATCACTGCCGTTTGGTGGGTAATATTCTCGATTCCTATTTTCAAAAATGTGCAACAAGAACACTTTGTTCCTAGAGAGCCTAATCCAATTAAACAAAGCTTCAAAAGATTATTTACGACGTTTAAAGAAATTCGCAAATACCGCGCTGTCTTTTTATTTTTGCTTGCTTATTTCTTCTATATTGATGGCGTTGGGACAATCATTTCCATGTCTACTGCTTACGGTACAGACCTAGGACTGGATTCCACCTCTCTGCTTGGTATACTCTTTTTAACGCAATTGATTGCTGCACCTTTTGCGTTTTTATACGGTCATTTGGCTGGTAAGTTTGGAGAGAAAAACATGCTCTATGTAGGAATCTTTGTTTATACAATCGTTTGTACTTATGCTTATTTCATGGATACTGTAACCGATTTTTTCATTCTTGCTATGTTAGTCGGTACTTCTCAAGGCGGCATTCAAGCACTTAGTCGATCTTACTTCGGAAAGCTTGTTCCTAAGCAAAATTCAAATGAATTTTTCGGATTTTATAACATCTTCGGCCGCTTTGCTGCTATATTAGGACCTCTGCTAGTTGCTGTCACTGCACAAGTTACAGGCAACTCGTCTACAGGCGTGTTTAGCTTAATTGTGTTGTTCATTATTGGATTTATTATTTTACGTTTCGTTCCTGAGCCTGATCAACATGCTCCGGTAGTGGTGGTTAAAGAGTAA
- a CDS encoding Ppx/GppA family phosphatase, translating to MDALRAIIDIGSNSIRLVVYSYSFEKGLEEHHNIKTVARLSGYLNDEDELLHEGIERLIETLQNFKLFLKDLSISQPVVAATAAIRQAKNQQEILKEVLDKTGMSIDVLSTKQEAYYGYLAVVLTTNVKDGFTVDMGGGSTEVTLYRNKQLVESYSFPFGVVTLKKKFISSDIPTLQERKAIKAFVEAQFKEQPWIGNQEKGLPVISIGGSARNIVQIDQNRKNYPLSGTHQYEMTLDDMRSIDHLLKKTSFTERKKIDGLSSDRADVIDGAIITFETLLEQANSTVFMHSRKGLREGIIIEQLEETNEHTFFLDEVASSAIRHIHGKFAIEVNEDTELIDTFHKLHGQFSEAGWIQEWSDDFEMLTYAYQLFHFGKQVDLESASQHTFYLLTNSTLDGFTHKQKLKLALLSSYKNKQTFQQYIQPYQGILTMQEIEECREAGALLRFVHSLQTTKHSSVHDADMSTEDDEIQLTLHSRGSTILESYQADKMKKHIEKLINRSVRVHFLSEVTE from the coding sequence ATGGACGCATTAAGAGCAATCATTGACATTGGATCAAACTCTATACGATTAGTAGTATATAGTTACTCTTTTGAAAAAGGCTTAGAAGAACACCATAATATAAAGACAGTCGCTCGATTAAGCGGCTATTTGAATGATGAAGATGAATTATTGCATGAGGGTATTGAGCGACTAATAGAAACATTACAGAACTTCAAACTCTTTTTGAAAGATCTTTCTATTTCTCAACCTGTAGTCGCAGCAACCGCAGCGATTCGACAAGCAAAGAATCAACAAGAGATTTTGAAAGAAGTACTCGACAAGACGGGTATGTCGATTGATGTGCTGTCTACTAAACAAGAAGCCTATTACGGATATTTGGCCGTCGTATTAACCACGAATGTGAAAGATGGTTTTACAGTCGACATGGGTGGAGGAAGCACGGAAGTCACACTCTATCGAAATAAACAATTAGTAGAGTCTTATAGCTTTCCATTTGGTGTGGTCACCTTAAAAAAGAAATTCATTTCTAGCGATATTCCTACTCTTCAAGAACGAAAAGCAATCAAGGCGTTTGTTGAAGCGCAGTTTAAAGAGCAACCTTGGATAGGCAATCAAGAAAAAGGTTTACCGGTTATTTCTATAGGGGGTAGTGCTCGAAATATTGTTCAAATCGACCAAAATAGAAAAAACTATCCTTTATCCGGAACACACCAATATGAGATGACGTTAGACGATATGCGTTCCATCGATCATCTTTTGAAAAAGACCTCCTTCACAGAGCGGAAAAAAATTGATGGTCTTTCATCTGACCGAGCAGATGTTATAGATGGAGCTATCATTACGTTTGAAACCTTATTAGAACAAGCAAACTCTACTGTATTCATGCATAGCCGCAAGGGGTTACGTGAAGGAATTATCATTGAACAATTAGAAGAAACGAATGAGCATACTTTTTTCCTCGATGAAGTGGCTTCCAGTGCGATCCGTCACATACATGGCAAATTCGCTATTGAAGTGAATGAAGATACGGAGCTTATCGACACATTTCATAAATTACACGGACAATTTTCAGAAGCCGGCTGGATTCAAGAATGGTCAGATGATTTTGAAATGCTAACGTATGCTTATCAACTCTTCCATTTTGGAAAACAAGTAGATTTAGAGTCTGCGAGTCAACATACGTTTTATTTATTGACGAACAGTACATTAGATGGGTTCACACATAAACAAAAATTAAAATTGGCGCTTCTGTCTTCTTATAAAAATAAACAGACATTCCAACAATATATTCAGCCCTATCAAGGAATTCTAACTATGCAAGAAATCGAAGAATGCAGAGAGGCAGGAGCCTTGCTTCGATTTGTCCATTCGCTACAAACTACAAAACATTCTAGTGTCCATGATGCAGACATGTCGACTGAAGATGACGAAATCCAACTTACACTTCATTCAAGAGGCTCCACTATTTTAGAATCCTACCAAGCAGATAAGATGAAAAAGCATATTGAGAAGTTAATTAATAGAAGTGTACGAGTTCACTTTCTATCGGAGGTTACTGAATGA
- a CDS encoding RNA degradosome polyphosphate kinase, translating into MTNFTYAHFNNRELSWLAFNERVLEEAEDQQNPLFERLKFLAIFSSNLDEFFMVRVAGLQDQVRVGFTNKESKSGLTPQQQLDAIAEKTQMLVARQMKVFRDLIDNELPKAGIHVMSYSKLSPEQKKIVDLQFDEEIYPVITPVAVDAYRPFPILLSKTMNILAMIEDASEEDALKIAIVQVPSVLKRFIVVETQKDKHTIVLLEEVIIGNLPKLFTGFTVKHANPFRITRNADLTIHEEGARDLLIEIEKELKKRKWGAVSRLEVKVSEIKQKVLHYLLDELEITEGDVYKINGPLDVTFLFSFTKFFESAYPNLSYPVFMPQQPLDLKREEDVFIKALTQDLFFYHPYESFQSIVDFVEKAADDPHVLAIKQTLYRVSGNSPVIKALKRAAENGKQVTVLVELKARFDEENNVIWAKELEKAGCLVIYGMHNLKTHSKITLIIRQKQGKVEQFVHLGTGNYNDQTAKVYTDMSIITTNKKIGADATKFFNYLSGYMDKPDYQKLVVSPFEIKDRFVELIDEEIEFHKTFGNGHIKLKMNSLTDKDLIEKLYVASQAGVKIDLVVRGICCLRPGIKGISETIKVVSIVGRFLEHSRIYYFHRNGASKLYLSSADMMTRNMIKRVEILFPILSPSIKKRIVSILELELQDTVKARVQNEKGEYSYKKSDVKLHAQHQFMLSAKNATHTND; encoded by the coding sequence ATGACAAATTTTACTTACGCCCACTTCAATAACCGAGAGCTTAGCTGGCTTGCTTTTAATGAAAGGGTATTAGAAGAGGCAGAAGATCAGCAAAACCCATTATTTGAACGCTTAAAATTTTTAGCTATTTTTAGTTCAAACTTGGATGAATTTTTTATGGTTCGTGTGGCGGGGCTGCAGGACCAAGTTCGAGTCGGCTTTACGAATAAAGAATCAAAATCGGGATTGACCCCTCAACAACAATTAGATGCTATCGCTGAAAAAACTCAAATGCTAGTTGCGCGTCAAATGAAAGTCTTTCGCGATTTGATTGACAACGAGCTGCCAAAAGCAGGCATACATGTTATGAGTTATAGTAAGCTATCTCCTGAACAGAAGAAGATAGTGGATTTACAATTCGATGAAGAAATTTATCCAGTCATTACACCTGTAGCAGTAGATGCTTACCGACCTTTTCCTATACTACTTAGCAAAACCATGAATATTTTGGCAATGATTGAGGATGCAAGTGAAGAGGATGCCTTGAAAATTGCTATTGTGCAAGTTCCGTCTGTATTGAAACGTTTTATAGTTGTAGAGACTCAGAAGGATAAGCATACTATCGTACTTTTAGAAGAAGTAATTATTGGAAATTTACCAAAATTGTTTACGGGATTTACTGTCAAACACGCCAATCCATTCCGAATCACTAGAAATGCTGACTTAACGATCCATGAAGAAGGCGCACGCGATCTTTTAATTGAAATTGAAAAAGAACTGAAGAAACGAAAGTGGGGGGCCGTCAGTCGTTTAGAAGTAAAGGTTAGTGAAATCAAACAAAAAGTACTCCACTATTTGTTAGATGAATTGGAAATTACAGAAGGCGACGTGTACAAAATTAATGGACCACTTGATGTCACATTTTTGTTTTCATTCACGAAGTTTTTCGAGTCAGCCTATCCAAATTTAAGCTATCCGGTATTTATGCCACAACAACCCCTCGACTTAAAAAGGGAAGAGGACGTGTTTATAAAAGCACTCACACAAGATCTTTTTTTCTACCATCCTTACGAGTCGTTTCAATCAATCGTGGATTTTGTTGAAAAAGCAGCAGATGATCCACATGTATTAGCTATTAAGCAGACACTTTACCGGGTTAGTGGAAACTCGCCAGTCATCAAGGCACTTAAACGAGCAGCTGAAAATGGCAAACAAGTAACAGTACTGGTAGAACTGAAAGCAAGATTCGACGAAGAGAACAATGTGATTTGGGCAAAAGAGTTAGAGAAAGCAGGCTGCTTAGTTATTTATGGCATGCACAATTTGAAAACACATTCTAAGATCACACTGATTATTCGACAAAAACAAGGAAAGGTCGAACAATTTGTTCATCTAGGAACTGGGAATTACAATGATCAGACAGCAAAAGTCTATACAGACATGAGTATCATTACTACCAACAAAAAAATCGGGGCAGATGCCACTAAATTCTTTAATTATTTAAGTGGCTATATGGACAAACCAGATTACCAAAAACTTGTCGTTTCACCATTTGAAATTAAAGACCGTTTTGTAGAATTAATTGATGAAGAAATTGAGTTTCACAAAACATTTGGGAATGGGCATATTAAATTAAAAATGAATTCCCTCACGGATAAAGATCTTATAGAAAAACTATATGTAGCTTCGCAAGCCGGTGTGAAAATTGATTTGGTGGTAAGAGGCATCTGCTGTTTGCGCCCAGGAATCAAAGGCATCAGCGAAACGATAAAAGTAGTCAGTATAGTCGGTCGCTTTTTAGAGCATTCCCGAATTTATTACTTCCACCGGAATGGCGCTTCAAAACTGTACTTGTCTTCAGCAGATATGATGACACGCAATATGATCAAACGAGTAGAAATTCTTTTCCCGATTCTCTCGCCGAGTATCAAAAAGCGGATTGTCAGCATTTTAGAATTAGAGTTACAAGATACGGTCAAGGCTCGTGTTCAAAACGAAAAAGGTGAATACTCTTACAAAAAATCCGATGTAAAATTACATGCACAACACCAATTCATGCTCTCAGCTAAAAATGCAACGCATACAAATGACTGA
- a CDS encoding DUF2642 domain-containing protein, whose protein sequence is MSQSSPQVQYVANVESYVMQHLRELMNQPITVQTSRGVVTGQLTMVHYDCIVVVKEGRTFIVRVAEIIWFSHAEGQ, encoded by the coding sequence GTGAGTCAATCTTCACCTCAAGTTCAGTATGTGGCAAATGTCGAGAGCTATGTTATGCAACATCTTCGGGAGTTAATGAATCAGCCAATTACTGTTCAGACGTCCCGTGGAGTGGTGACGGGTCAACTAACCATGGTTCATTATGATTGTATCGTTGTCGTTAAAGAAGGACGTACCTTTATCGTACGAGTTGCAGAAATCATTTGGTTTTCGCATGCGGAGGGACAGTAA